A window of Rufibacter sp. LB8 contains these coding sequences:
- a CDS encoding SLC13 family permease: MEIALVLFLLLAAIALFASEKISVDVITLILLIILTGFKIISPEEAFAGFSSDFIIILASIFVLSAALEDTGVLDFLVNWLMRRSTPKPMTFLLFVMVVPGLVSAFMNNTTVTALFVTPVVGIAKKMQSSSSKFLMPLAYASILGGTCTLIGTSTNVAVSGYMTKAGFEPFGFFEFTGIGLVIFGVGVMYMMTIGHKMLPEGTSQGLTTKYNIKTYLTEIIVLEDSPLIGQIAFASDLSKMSFRILNIIRAKDNFLPDYRTRIRAHDVLLVEGEMDDLIRVKETKGIQIMADVIVEDDLVGGDIRLAEILITGKSDLLKRSIREIEFLRRFGLVVLAISRQGETIRTKIGDVQLQLGDLLLVQGSAERLEYLKMNQHLAVLDEFKPILFKERKGLLTLGFFIVSIIVGSTGLLPLSVSFLCAAVLSVLFKCISTDRAYQVIDWRLLILIGGMTAFGMAMQNTGADKFLAGWIVQLLEPFGLTVILAGFILLTVFLTQPMSNAAAALVVLPVALQTAAQLDANPRTFAIAIMLSASVSLVTPFEPSCILVYGPGKYKFMDFLKIGSGLTLVLITIILFVVPLFWPMDV; the protein is encoded by the coding sequence ATGGAGATTGCCCTTGTCCTGTTTTTACTGCTGGCCGCCATTGCGCTGTTTGCTTCTGAGAAAATATCAGTAGACGTCATCACGCTTATTCTGCTGATCATTCTCACCGGCTTCAAAATCATCTCCCCAGAAGAGGCCTTTGCCGGGTTCAGCAGTGATTTCATTATCATTCTGGCCTCCATCTTCGTGCTCAGCGCCGCCCTGGAAGACACCGGCGTGCTGGACTTTCTGGTCAACTGGCTCATGCGAAGGAGTACGCCCAAACCCATGACCTTCCTGCTTTTTGTGATGGTGGTGCCGGGCCTGGTCTCCGCGTTTATGAACAACACCACCGTGACGGCCTTGTTTGTGACTCCCGTGGTGGGCATTGCCAAAAAAATGCAGAGCAGCAGTTCCAAATTCCTGATGCCGCTGGCCTATGCCTCCATTCTGGGCGGCACATGCACGCTCATTGGCACTTCCACCAACGTGGCGGTGAGCGGCTACATGACAAAGGCGGGGTTTGAGCCCTTCGGGTTCTTTGAGTTCACCGGTATTGGCTTGGTGATTTTTGGGGTGGGTGTGATGTACATGATGACCATTGGCCACAAAATGCTTCCAGAAGGAACCAGCCAGGGCCTGACCACTAAATACAACATCAAAACCTACCTCACCGAAATCATTGTGCTGGAAGATTCGCCCTTGATTGGCCAGATTGCGTTTGCCTCAGACCTTTCCAAAATGAGCTTCCGCATTCTCAACATCATTAGGGCCAAAGATAATTTTTTGCCAGATTACCGCACCCGCATACGCGCGCATGACGTGCTTTTGGTGGAAGGCGAAATGGATGACCTGATACGGGTGAAAGAAACCAAAGGCATTCAAATCATGGCTGACGTGATTGTGGAAGATGACCTGGTGGGCGGTGATATACGCCTGGCCGAGATTCTGATCACCGGGAAATCTGATTTGCTCAAGCGCAGCATTAGAGAGATTGAGTTTCTGCGCCGCTTTGGTTTGGTGGTGTTGGCTATTTCCCGCCAGGGCGAAACCATCAGGACCAAAATTGGCGACGTGCAGCTCCAGTTGGGTGATTTGCTTCTGGTGCAGGGTTCCGCAGAACGTCTGGAATACCTCAAAATGAACCAGCATCTGGCCGTGTTAGATGAGTTCAAGCCCATCTTGTTCAAGGAACGCAAAGGCCTGCTTACCCTGGGGTTTTTCATTGTGAGCATTATTGTGGGCAGCACTGGGCTCCTACCCTTGTCGGTGTCTTTTCTGTGTGCGGCGGTGCTGAGCGTGCTGTTTAAATGCATTTCCACGGACCGGGCCTACCAGGTGATTGACTGGCGTTTACTGATTCTTATTGGCGGGATGACGGCCTTTGGCATGGCCATGCAGAACACGGGCGCCGACAAGTTCCTGGCCGGCTGGATTGTGCAACTGCTGGAGCCGTTCGGGTTGACGGTGATTCTGGCGGGCTTTATTCTACTCACGGTCTTTCTCACCCAGCCTATGTCTAATGCCGCGGCTGCGCTGGTGGTCTTGCCCGTGGCGCTGCAGACCGCGGCCCAACTAGACGCCAACCCGCGCACGTTTGCCATCGCCATCATGCTCTCCGCGTCGGTTTCCTTGGTAACGCCGTTTGAGCCTAGCTGTATTCTGGTGTATGGCCCGGGCAAGTACAAGTTTATGGACTTCCTCAAAATTGGGTCTGGCCTCACGTTGGTCCTAATCACCATTATTCTGTTTGTGGTGCCCTTGTTTTGGCCCATGGATGTCTGA
- a CDS encoding RNA polymerase sigma factor, whose amino-acid sequence MEDKEILEKFQNPQSRNLAFNQLVRKYQQKVYWHVRKMVISHDDADDLTQEVFVKVWSNLENFRKDAQLYTWIYRIATNECLNFLSAKKKRFFLPIHDVAAELSEKLETSDGFSGDEIQLKLQKALLRLPDKQRLVFNMKYFDEMKYEEMSEILGTSVGALKASYHIAAKKIEEFLKSH is encoded by the coding sequence TTGGAAGACAAAGAGATTCTAGAGAAATTCCAGAACCCGCAGTCCCGGAACCTGGCCTTTAACCAGCTGGTGCGCAAGTATCAGCAGAAGGTGTACTGGCACGTCCGGAAAATGGTCATCAGCCATGATGACGCCGACGACCTCACGCAGGAAGTGTTCGTGAAAGTGTGGTCCAACCTGGAGAACTTCCGGAAAGACGCCCAACTCTACACTTGGATTTACCGCATCGCCACCAACGAGTGCCTCAACTTCCTGAGCGCCAAGAAAAAACGCTTCTTTTTGCCCATTCATGACGTGGCCGCTGAGCTGTCAGAAAAGCTGGAAACGTCAGACGGTTTCTCCGGCGACGAGATTCAGTTGAAACTGCAGAAGGCTTTGTTGCGTCTGCCAGACAAGCAGCGCCTAGTCTTCAACATGAAATATTTTGACGAGATGAAGTACGAGGAGATGTCTGAGATTCTGGGCACCAGCGTGGGCGCATTAAAGGCCAGTTACCACATTGCCGCCAAAAAAATTGAAGAGTTTTTGAAAAGCCATTAA
- a CDS encoding transketolase family protein, whose product MKDFPYSDSKDTRSGFGAGLLELGRTNPNVVALCADLIGSLKMGDFQKEFPERFFQVGIAEANMIGLAAGMTIGGKIPFTGTFANFSTGRVYDQIRQSVAYSGKNVKICASHAGLTLGEDGATHQILEDVGMMKMLPHMTVINPCDYNQTKAATIAIAAHEGPVYLRFGRPVVPNFTPADQEFVIGKAVMLNEGKDVTILATGHLVWKAILAGKLLAEQGIDAEIINIHTIKPLDTEAILASVRKTGCVVTAEEHQLNGGLGESVARLLAQELPSPLELVGVDDSFGESGTPEQLMEKYGLNEQSIVEATKKVIGRKNK is encoded by the coding sequence ATGAAGGATTTCCCTTACTCAGACTCTAAAGATACGCGCTCCGGCTTCGGGGCTGGCCTACTGGAACTTGGCCGCACCAACCCCAACGTAGTGGCGCTGTGCGCAGATTTGATTGGCTCTTTAAAGATGGGCGATTTCCAGAAGGAGTTTCCGGAGCGTTTCTTCCAGGTGGGCATCGCTGAGGCCAACATGATTGGCCTGGCGGCGGGCATGACCATTGGCGGAAAGATTCCGTTTACGGGCACGTTCGCCAACTTCTCCACGGGCCGTGTGTATGACCAAATACGGCAATCAGTGGCGTATTCTGGTAAGAACGTGAAAATCTGTGCCTCGCACGCCGGTTTGACCTTGGGCGAAGACGGGGCCACGCACCAGATTCTGGAAGATGTGGGCATGATGAAAATGCTTCCGCACATGACCGTTATCAACCCCTGCGACTACAACCAGACCAAAGCCGCCACCATCGCCATTGCCGCGCATGAAGGCCCAGTGTATCTGCGCTTCGGTCGGCCGGTAGTGCCTAACTTCACCCCTGCTGATCAGGAATTTGTCATCGGCAAAGCCGTCATGCTAAACGAAGGAAAAGACGTAACTATTCTGGCCACCGGTCACCTGGTTTGGAAAGCCATTCTGGCCGGTAAACTCTTAGCCGAACAAGGCATTGACGCCGAAATCATCAACATTCACACCATAAAGCCGCTAGACACCGAAGCCATCTTAGCCTCAGTTCGCAAGACCGGTTGCGTAGTGACTGCAGAAGAACATCAATTGAACGGTGGCCTTGGCGAATCTGTGGCACGTTTGCTAGCGCAGGAACTACCTTCGCCGCTGGAATTAGTGGGCGTAGATGATTCCTTCGGGGAAAGCGGCACACCGGAGCAGTTAATGGAGAAATACGGCCTCAACGAGCAAAGCATTGTGGAAGCTACGAAGAAAGTTATTGGGCGGAAGAATAAGTAG
- a CDS encoding TerB family tellurite resistance protein: MFSLFESEETKRLKSHIINLGALAKIDGHLDSAEMDHIISIGERKGMRPQDIRSLLADCQNIKLTMPSNDLDRFDQVYDLVEMMLADGIVDDSEMDFCLDIATKMGFRKAVVGVLVKKITTGVKDGLSREEIKTEALSFLEIQ, from the coding sequence ATGTTTTCCTTATTTGAGAGCGAAGAAACAAAACGGCTCAAAAGCCACATCATCAACCTGGGCGCCCTGGCCAAGATTGACGGCCACCTGGACTCCGCGGAGATGGACCATATCATTTCCATTGGCGAACGGAAAGGCATGCGCCCCCAGGACATCCGCTCTCTTTTAGCCGACTGCCAGAACATAAAACTGACCATGCCCAGCAATGACTTGGACCGCTTTGACCAAGTCTATGACCTGGTGGAGATGATGCTAGCCGATGGCATTGTGGACGACAGCGAGATGGATTTCTGCCTGGACATTGCCACCAAGATGGGTTTCAGAAAAGCAGTAGTGGGCGTGTTAGTGAAGAAAATAACCACCGGCGTAAAAGACGGCCTCAGCCGCGAAGAAATAAAAACAGAGGCGTTGAGCTTCTTAGAAATTCAGTAA
- a CDS encoding aspartate aminotransferase family protein has protein sequence MLSARQLFLQHQAQTTDFPLLLEIERAEGVYMYGPNGEKYLDMISGIGVSNVGHRHPKVLKAITDQLDKYLHLMVYGELVQAPPAQLAHALAQTLPAGLDNVYFVSSGSEAVEGACKLAKRFTGRTELVAFDKAYHGSTQGALSLNGSESFKQSFRPLLPDVRHIRHNHEQELAQITTRTAAVILETVQGEAGVRVPSKTYLQKLRARCTEVGALLVLDEIQCGFGRTGTFWAFEQFGVVPDILTCAKGMGGGMPIGAFISRQEIMHSFKNDPMLGHITTFGGHPVSCAASLATLQILQEENLIEQVAAKAARFKEKLVHPAIKEIRNCGLMMAVEFDSFAVLKAVIDTAILKGVLTDWFLFCDQSMRIAPPLTITEAEIDHACAVVLEAIEENIRF, from the coding sequence ATGCTTTCAGCCCGTCAGTTATTTCTGCAACACCAGGCCCAAACCACAGATTTCCCGCTTTTGCTGGAGATTGAACGCGCCGAGGGCGTGTACATGTACGGCCCCAACGGTGAGAAATACCTGGACATGATCTCGGGGATTGGCGTGAGCAACGTGGGCCATCGGCACCCCAAAGTCTTAAAGGCCATCACAGACCAGCTTGACAAATACCTGCATTTAATGGTGTACGGCGAACTGGTGCAAGCCCCGCCCGCCCAACTGGCCCATGCCCTGGCGCAAACCTTACCGGCCGGTCTGGACAATGTGTATTTTGTATCGTCGGGGAGTGAGGCCGTTGAGGGCGCGTGCAAGCTGGCCAAGCGGTTCACGGGCCGTACAGAGTTGGTGGCGTTTGACAAGGCATACCATGGCTCCACACAGGGCGCGTTGTCGTTAAATGGTTCTGAGTCGTTTAAGCAGTCGTTCAGGCCATTGTTGCCAGACGTGCGGCACATACGGCACAACCATGAGCAGGAGTTAGCTCAGATCACCACCAGAACCGCCGCCGTCATTCTGGAAACCGTGCAGGGCGAAGCCGGCGTGCGCGTTCCTAGCAAAACCTATCTTCAGAAGCTGCGCGCGCGCTGCACTGAAGTGGGTGCTTTGCTGGTGCTGGACGAAATTCAATGCGGCTTCGGGCGGACGGGCACGTTCTGGGCGTTTGAGCAGTTTGGCGTGGTGCCCGACATTCTCACCTGTGCCAAAGGCATGGGCGGCGGTATGCCTATTGGGGCGTTCATCTCGCGGCAGGAGATCATGCATTCGTTTAAAAACGATCCCATGCTGGGCCACATCACTACCTTTGGCGGGCACCCGGTTTCCTGTGCGGCATCTTTGGCTACCTTGCAGATTCTCCAGGAAGAAAATTTAATAGAACAGGTGGCGGCCAAGGCGGCGCGGTTCAAAGAAAAACTAGTGCACCCGGCCATAAAAGAAATAAGGAACTGCGGGCTGATGATGGCCGTGGAGTTTGACTCTTTTGCGGTGCTGAAGGCCGTGATTGACACTGCCATCTTGAAAGGCGTGCTCACTGACTGGTTCCTGTTCTGTGACCAGTCCATGCGCATTGCCCCGCCCCTCACCATCACAGAGGCTGAGATTGACCATGCCTGCGCCGTTGTGCTGGAGGCCATTGAGGAGAATATCCGTTTTTAG